The following coding sequences lie in one Musa acuminata AAA Group cultivar baxijiao chromosome BXJ1-8, Cavendish_Baxijiao_AAA, whole genome shotgun sequence genomic window:
- the LOC135680649 gene encoding uncharacterized protein LOC135680649: protein MAPRPFACFGRRRGRETSASKPPVANATADQTQEEQRRMGPLLVELFSSQGCGTSPEAEGVVSRLGRGDFDGDLPPVAVLAFHVEYWDYRGWRDPFGSSIWTVRQKAYVDVLHLDTLYTPQVVVNGRAQCVGTDPDAVFAAVRSAPRFTSPTMQATFQKPAPGTLQVSFTGALQTKVDGSGADVMVALYQSGLVTDCDQGENKGRVLTNDYVVRRLEKLVSVKDVSAKKNISGSVQFTLWDGFNSAKCGLLLFVQNASLQTFGVQQFQIPQEDTI, encoded by the exons ATGGCGCCCCGGCCGTTTGCGTGCTTCGGCCGAAGACGCGGACGGGAGACCTCGGCATCTAAACCGCCGGTCGCGAACGCAACGGCGGACCAGACTCAGGAGGAGCAGCGGCGGATGGGACCCTTGCTGGTGGAGCTGTTCTCGTCGCAGGGGTGCGGCACCTCCCCGGAGGCGGAGGGCGTGGTGTCGCGGCTGGGGCGAGGAGATTTCGACGGGGACCTGCCGCCGGTGGCGGTGCTGGCGTTCCACGTGGAGTACTGGGATTACCGTGGCTGGCGGGACCCCTTCGGCTCCAGCATATGGACCGTGCGGCAGAAGGCCTATGTGGACGTGCTGCACCTCGACACCCTGTACACGCCCCAGGTGGTGGTGAACGGCCGCGCCCAATGCGTCGGCACCGACCCCGACGCCGTCTTCGCCGCCGTCCGTTCCGCCCCCAGATTTACCTCTCCCACCATGCAG GCGACGTTCCAAAAGCCCGCCCCCGGCACACTGCAGGTGTCCTTCACGGGGGCGTTGCAGACCAAGGTGGACGGGAGTGGCGCCGACGTGATGGTAGCACTCTACCAGAGCGGGCTCGTCACCGACTGCGACCAGGGCGAGAACAAGGGCCGCGTCCTCACCAACGACTACGTCGTCCGCCGTCTCGAGAAGCTCGTCTCCGTGAAGGACGTCTCGGCAAAGAAGAACATCTCCGGCTCCGTCCAGTTCACCCTCTGGGATGGGTTCAACAGTGCAAAATGCGGCTTGCTCCTCTTCGTCCAGAATGCCTCCCTCCAGACTTTTGGCGTGCAGCAGTTCCAAATCCCACAAGAAGACACCATCTGA